One window from the genome of Canis aureus isolate CA01 chromosome 18, VMU_Caureus_v.1.0, whole genome shotgun sequence encodes:
- the LOC144288390 gene encoding olfactory receptor 2T27, producing the protein MELGNYSMYADFVLLGLFSNTRFPWLLFALILLVFVISIASNTIMIILIHMDSHLHTPMYYLLSQLSLMDILYISTIVPKMLVDQIVGQRAISFAGCTSQHFIYLTLAGAEFFLLGLMSYDRYVAICNPLRYPVLMSRKVCLLIVVAAWLGGSIDGFLLTPVTMQFPFCASREINHFFCEVPALLKLSCTDTSTYETAMYVCCIMMLLIPFSVISASYTRILITVYRMNEAEGRRKAVATCSSHMVVVSLFYGAAMYTYVLPHSYHTPEKDKAVSAFYTILTPLLNPLIYSLRNKDVSRALKKTLGKCLSSGSVSTF; encoded by the coding sequence ATGGAGCTGGGCAACTATTCCATGTATGCTGACTTTGTTCTCCTGGGCTTGTTCAGCAACACCCGTTTTCCCTGGCTTCTCTTTGCCCTCATCCTCTTGGTCTTTGTCATCTCCATAGCCAGCAACACCATCATGATCATTCTCATCCACATGGActcccacctccacacccccatgtactaCTTGCTCAGCCAGCTCTCCCTTATGGATATCTTGTACATTTCTACCATTGTGCCAAAGATGCTGGTTGACCAGATAGTGGGCCAGAGGGCCATATCCTTTGCAGGATGCACTTCCCAGCACTTCATTTACTTGACCTTGGCAGGGGCTGAGTTTTTCCTCTTAGGATTAAtgtcctatgaccgctatgtAGCCATCTGCAACCCTCTGCGCTACCCTGTCCTTATGAGTCGAAAGGTCTGCTTGTTAATTGTGGTGGCAGCCTGGCTGGGAGGGTCCATAGATGGCTTCCTGCTCACTCCAGTGACCATGCAGTTCCCTTTCTGTGCCTCTCGAGAAATCAATCACTTCTTCTGTGAGGTCCCTGCTCTTCTGAAGCTCTCCTGTACTGACACATCAACCTATGAAACAGCCATGTATGTCTGCTGCATCATGATGCTCCTCATCCCTTTCTCTGTCATCTCAGCCTCTTATACAAGGATTCTCATCACTGTTTATAGAATGAATGAAGCAGAAGGAAGGCGAAAGGCGGTGGCCACTTGCTCCTCACACATGGTGGTTGTCAGCCTCTTTTATGGTGCTGCCATGTACACCTATGTGTTGCCTCACTCTTACCATACTCCTGAGAAGGACAAGGCCGTATCTGCCTTCTACACTATCCTCACACCCTTGCTCAACCCACTCATCTATAGCCTCAGgaacaaggatgttagcagggcTTTAAAGAAAACTCTGGGCAAGTGTTTGTCCTCAGGAAGTGTATCCACCTTCTAA